The following coding sequences are from one Dreissena polymorpha isolate Duluth1 chromosome 8, UMN_Dpol_1.0, whole genome shotgun sequence window:
- the LOC127842826 gene encoding N-lysine methyltransferase SMYD2-like, giving the protein MDAWKPLLRDLQRHSMPQQTNILDVVGPSRPDDHEVIEATPLRPHGQRCKRCNLPGCTQSCARCMNVFYCSKSCQTCDWPTHKQSCKRLVDTGPSQSSAANGGTELSLLTLQQIFPTEDDHVFYVVEHTFLVQRQLKQ; this is encoded by the exons ATGGACGCCTGGAAACCGCTGCTTCGTGATTTACAACGACATAGTATGccacaacaaacaaacattttagacGTTGTTGGACCTTCAAGACCAGACGACCATGAGGTCATCGAAGCCACACCCCTGCGACCACATGGACAACGTTGCAAACGTTGCAACTTGCCCGGATGTACACAGTCGTGCGCAAGGTGCATGAACGTGTTCTACTGCTCTAAGTCCTGCCAAACGTGCGACTGGCCAACCCACAAGCAGTCGTGCAAAAGG TTGGTGGACACTGGTCCCTCTCAGTCTTCTGCGGCCAATGGTGGAACAGAGCTGAGTTTGCTTACATTACAACAGATCTTTCCTACAGAGGACGACCACGTTTTCTATGTTGTCGAGCATACGTTTCTGGTGCAGAGGCAGTTGAAGCAGTGA